A region of Necator americanus strain Aroian chromosome I, whole genome shotgun sequence DNA encodes the following proteins:
- a CDS encoding hypothetical protein (NECATOR_CHRI.G3252.T1), which translates to MNRSDYRVIMLYEFKLGNSTAEAPRNLNRVFGSDCPCERTVELWFKKFASNDFDLKEKPRRCCGSSLDNLERTVEANPETDKRTSAEDHGVHHTTVVRHLVEISEVKKMSDEEQRLARYGMCSNLLIRLKYEPFPSRIITEDEKWVLLDNRKRGFVWVDKDAPPNTFPKADSSKRKSCAYSLVVCRGLNHYGFMQADQTITAESYCCDLEHIYEKLQKLWPAVVNKGGPILLQAIYRTNHLAQNSLNHLGTEVLSHPPYFPNLSSKGYHFFRARD; encoded by the coding sequence ATGAACCGAAGCGACTATCGAGTCATCATGCTTTACGAATTTAAATTGGGAAACTCTACGGCAGAAGCACCTCGTAACCTTAACAGGGTTTTCGGGTCAGACTGTCCTTGCGAACGAACAGTGGAGCTctggtttaaaaaattcgcttCTAACGATTTTgatctcaaagaaaaaccGCGTCGCTGTTGCGGGTCGTCGCTGGATAATCTGGAGAGAACCGTAGAAGCAAATCCGGAGACTGACAAACGGACGTCAGCAGAAGACCACGGCGTACATCATACTACAGTAGTTAGACATTTGGTGGAAATTAGCGAGGTGAAGAAGATGTCTGACGAAGAGCAGCGTCTGGCACGTTACGGCATGTGTTCTAACCTTTTGATTCGGTTAAAATATGAGCCCTTTCCTAGTCGTATTATAACTGAAGATGAAAAGTGGGTTCTTCTCGATAACAGGAAACGTGGATTTGTGTGGGTAGATAAGGATGCCCCTCCAAACACTTTTCCTAAAGCCGATTCATCCAAAAGAAAGTCATGCGCTTACAGTTTGGTGGTCTGTCGGGGTTTAAACCACTACGGCTTCATGCAAGCAGACCAGACAATTACAGCCGAGTCCTACTGCTGCGATTTAGAGCATATATatgaaaagttgcaaaaattgtgGCCGGCAGTGGTGAATAAAGGAGGACCGATTCTGCTGCAGGCCATATACCGCACAAATCACCTGGCACAAAACAGCTTAAACCATTTAGGTACAGAAGTTCTCTCCCACCCACCGTATTTCCCAAACCTTTCTTCAAAAGGCTATCACTTTTTCCGAGCGCGTGATTAA